A segment of the Fibrobacter succinogenes subsp. succinogenes S85 genome:
CTCTTTTGCTGGAGCGTGAGCTTGAACGGTAGCCACGGAAGTTCAAGTTCTTGCGTCTTGAGGTAATCCGCAAAAATTTCGAGAAGGCGCGGGTCCGGGACGGTAAGCGTTGAGCCGTTGGCTTGCTGGATAAGCATCTTGCGGCGGATAAGCGTCTTTAGAGCTTCGTTTGCAGCGGGGAACGGCGTCTTGGTGAGCCACGAGAATTCTTGCAACAGCAACTGCTTTTGCAAAATTTCGTCTTTGCTGTAGAATTTGCAGAAAGAGGCGAGGCTTTCGAGCGGATTTTCCGTCTTTGCGGCGCGGATGGACTCGTTGATACGGCGCGTTTTGGCCGAAATCGCCTTGATAGCTGCCAAAAGCCAGACGGGGAGCGCCTTTAGCTCGGATTCCATGCACTCGTCATTGATGATGGTGATGGTGGAATCGGTGGTCGCCTGGAAAATATAGCGTACGGGTTCGCGTTCAAGCAGGGCGCCTACGCCCACGAGATTTCCGGGATGGATTTTGAAAACGACCTTGTTGTTCGCTTTTGGATCGAGTGCGACAAGCTCACCTTCGTTCAAAAGGATGATTTTCTTGTCTTCGTCCTCTGGTGAGGATACAACAAAACCCGCCTTCACGCGGAGTCGCGTGGGCGGGATAAGTCTTGGTTGCGAATTCCCCGTAATCATCGGGAAATAACCGCCTTCGAAGTCCGGCTAATTAAGCCTGGCGTTCTTCGATACGTGCAGCCTTACCGCGGAGGTCGCGCATGTAGTAAATGCGAGCCTGGTGAACCTTACCGGAGCGTTCGACAATGATGGAGTCGATGCGCGGGGAGTTGACCGGGAAGATACGTTCGACAGCGACTGCACCGGACATCTTGCGGACCGTGATGGACTTGCCGATGCCAGAGTTCTTCTGCTGAATAACGACGCCCTTGAACGGCTGGATACGTTCCTTGGTACCTTCGATAACCTTGACGTTAACGGTAACGGTATCGCCAGCACGGAATTCCGGAAGGTCGGTCTTCAAATTTTCGTTTTGGATTGCTTCAATGTTCAGGGACATAATGTGTACCTCGTTATTATTTGTCGCCAAATGTAGTATTTATTTCAAGATTTTTAAAGATGTCGGGGCGTCTTTCTTGCGTTCTTTTTAACGATTCTTGACGTCTCCACTCTGAAATGTTCTTGTGATGACCGGAAAGTAGCACCTCAGGCACCTTTTTTCCTTCGAATTCTTCGGGGCGGGTGTAGACAGGCCAGCCCAAAACGCCTTGCGCGAAGGAGTCCGTTTCACCGGATTCCTTGTGGCCTAGAGCCCCGTCCAGCAGTCGCACTACGGCGTCCGTGACGAGCATCGCCGGAAGTTCGCCTCCGCTCACGACAAAATCGCCGATGGAAATTTCCATGTCGACCTCGGTCTGGCGGATGCGGTCATCGATTCCCTTGTAGTGTCCGCAGACAAGAACAAGGTGGTTTTCTTGAGAGAGTTCTTTGGCAATCTTGTGTGTGAAGGGGACGCCATCTGCCGTGAGGTAGATGACTTTTCCGCCATCTTCCTTGACTCCCGTGCTGCGAATGGCTTTCGCAAGCGGTTCGGGACGGAGTACCATGCCCGGTTCGCCACCATACGGAACATCGTCCACCTGCCCGTAGGCGTTGATGGCGAAGTCTCGCAGATAGACTGTATTGAACTCAAACAAGCCTTTTGCCTGTGCGCGGCCCATGATTGAACTTTTCATCGGCGCGAACATTTCGGGGAAGATGGTGATGCAGTCGATCTTCATCGTTCCTCCGGGCAAACGGATTTTAAATAGTCGCTATCACAAACAATGAACTTTTCTTCGTCGTTGATTTCCTTGACGCAATCGTCAATCCAAGGGGCGAGGATGGACTTGCTGCTGAATTCGGATTGCACGGCAAGGTCGAACTTGATGAGGAACGCATCGACCGTCATCAGTTCTTGCACTTCGATGACTTCGCCAACGTCGCGACCGTCTTCGGTGTGGACGCGGAAACCTTCCAGGTCGTCAAGATAGTATTCGCCTTCGGGGAGCGGGAGACGTTCGGATTCGGGAATCATGACGTCGCCATTGACGAGCGGGGAGAGTGCTTCTGGAGTGTCGAAACCCTTGAATTTCAAAAGCCAGAGGTTGTTTGCCTGCTTGGCATCTTCGAGGGTGAGTTCCAAAACTTCGCCATTCCTCTTTTGAACGCGCACGTCTTTAAGGCTCTTGCAGCGAGTCAGGTCGTGGGTCAGGGGCATCGCTTTGATGTAGCCTTTGACGCCATGCGCACGCATGAGCTGGCAGACGGTGATGTATTCTTCGGAATCGGGCATTTCTTAGAAGAAAGACGAGAGACTAGAGACGAGAGATGGTTGTTTGTGGTTTGCTAAAGAAAAAAGTCCCGTGCATGCGGCACGAGACTCTTTATTAAAGGCGTAATTAAGCCTGTGCTTCTTCAGCGGCCGGAGCTTCAGCAGCTTCCTTGGCAGCCTTTTCGGCTTCGAGGCGAGCCTGAGCCTTCGGGCTCAACTTGCGCTGCTTGGACTTGATTTCGCGAGCGACCGGAGCCTTGCCTTCGATGGAGCGGTTGGCCTTGAGGTCGTGGAACAAGTCAGAAATGCCAGTCTTCTTGAGGAGAGACTTGACAGTGTCAGACGGCTGTGCACCGACGGAGAGCCACTTGAGGACCTTTTCCTGTTCGAAGCGGATTTCCGGCTGCTTGAGGTTCGGGTTGAAGAAACCGACCTGTTCGATAAAGCTATCGTCGCGAGCCTTGCGGTTGTCGATGACGACGATGCGGTAGATCGGGTTGTGACGCTTGCCGAAGCGGGCGAGACGGATAACAGTTGCCATTTTATACCTCTTTATGGGGTTTTTCCCGAAATTTCGGGGTTTTAGTTCTTTTGATGCCAAATATAGCAAACTTGCTTTTGTGTGTAAAGGACGGCAATGAAAAAAAATCCGTCCTTTTCTTATAAATTAATTTGTTGAGCGGTGCGAAAAACTATAAAATTGCCGAAATTCATTCAAAAACGCCAAATTTGAGCCGGCGGATTACCTATGTGTGATATACTTCAAACTTCTTACAATCTGTGGCTGAATTCCAGTTGTTTTTCGATTTTCTCC
Coding sequences within it:
- the rimM gene encoding ribosome maturation factor RimM (Essential for efficient processing of 16S rRNA), with the translated sequence MPDSEEYITVCQLMRAHGVKGYIKAMPLTHDLTRCKSLKDVRVQKRNGEVLELTLEDAKQANNLWLLKFKGFDTPEALSPLVNGDVMIPESERLPLPEGEYYLDDLEGFRVHTEDGRDVGEVIEVQELMTVDAFLIKFDLAVQSEFSSKSILAPWIDDCVKEINDEEKFIVCDSDYLKSVCPEER
- the trmD gene encoding tRNA (guanosine(37)-N1)-methyltransferase TrmD, whose protein sequence is MKIDCITIFPEMFAPMKSSIMGRAQAKGLFEFNTVYLRDFAINAYGQVDDVPYGGEPGMVLRPEPLAKAIRSTGVKEDGGKVIYLTADGVPFTHKIAKELSQENHLVLVCGHYKGIDDRIRQTEVDMEISIGDFVVSGGELPAMLVTDAVVRLLDGALGHKESGETDSFAQGVLGWPVYTRPEEFEGKKVPEVLLSGHHKNISEWRRQESLKRTQERRPDIFKNLEINTTFGDK
- the rplS gene encoding 50S ribosomal protein L19, translating into MSLNIEAIQNENLKTDLPEFRAGDTVTVNVKVIEGTKERIQPFKGVVIQQKNSGIGKSITVRKMSGAVAVERIFPVNSPRIDSIIVERSGKVHQARIYYMRDLRGKAARIEERQA
- the rpsP gene encoding 30S ribosomal protein S16 — protein: MATVIRLARFGKRHNPIYRIVVIDNRKARDDSFIEQVGFFNPNLKQPEIRFEQEKVLKWLSVGAQPSDTVKSLLKKTGISDLFHDLKANRSIEGKAPVAREIKSKQRKLSPKAQARLEAEKAAKEAAEAPAAEEAQA
- a CDS encoding Crp/Fnr family transcriptional regulator: MITGNSQPRLIPPTRLRVKAGFVVSSPEDEDKKIILLNEGELVALDPKANNKVVFKIHPGNLVGVGALLEREPVRYIFQATTDSTITIINDECMESELKALPVWLLAAIKAISAKTRRINESIRAAKTENPLESLASFCKFYSKDEILQKQLLLQEFSWLTKTPFPAANEALKTLIRRKMLIQQANGSTLTVPDPRLLEIFADYLKTQELELPWLPFKLTLQQKRCLVWLSTLEPDTTIEGSAWMNLFKEHNLEVGVTDWLQMQQFEWFIEKENHLFALNFDKVNYYLLALQYEPNLKGTVK